A genomic region of [Eubacterium] eligens ATCC 27750 contains the following coding sequences:
- the ucpA gene encoding SDR family oxidoreductase UcpA, with protein sequence MGKLEGKVAVITGASKGIGEGIAKVYAKYGAKCVLAARGPKVLELAEQLKSEGYEATGVQVDVSDYKSVERIVEVAEKTYGKIDVLVCNAGVCVLEDFLEDDTFENRDLHLDINVKGAWNVAKAVIPSMIANGGGAIVVTSSVTGDMVADPGEVAYATSKAALVGFTKALAREFADKNIRVNAICPGYVRTPLVEGMAKQSDPENPERAIQAIADAVPLKRLADPEEVGELAAFLGCYESSYITGTQIVIDGGSTLPETTSMGQ encoded by the coding sequence ATGGGAAAGTTAGAAGGAAAAGTTGCAGTAATTACCGGAGCATCAAAAGGCATCGGTGAAGGAATCGCCAAAGTGTATGCAAAGTATGGTGCAAAATGTGTGCTTGCAGCAAGAGGACCTAAGGTACTTGAACTTGCAGAGCAGTTGAAAAGCGAAGGGTATGAGGCAACAGGTGTTCAGGTTGATGTATCTGATTACAAGAGTGTTGAAAGAATTGTTGAAGTTGCTGAGAAAACATATGGAAAGATTGATGTACTTGTATGTAACGCAGGTGTATGTGTTCTTGAAGACTTTCTTGAAGATGACACATTTGAAAATAGGGACTTACATCTTGATATTAATGTCAAAGGTGCATGGAATGTGGCAAAAGCTGTTATTCCAAGCATGATAGCAAATGGTGGTGGTGCAATCGTAGTTACAAGCTCTGTAACAGGAGATATGGTTGCTGATCCGGGAGAGGTTGCATATGCAACATCTAAGGCGGCACTGGTAGGATTTACGAAGGCACTTGCAAGAGAATTTGCAGATAAGAATATAAGAGTTAATGCAATATGTCCGGGATATGTAAGGACACCGCTTGTTGAAGGAATGGCAAAGCAGTCAGACCCGGAGAATCCGGAGAGAGCAATACAGGCAATTGCAGATGCAGTTCCTTTGAAGAGACTGGCTGACCCTGAGGAGGTTGGAGAACTTGCAGCATTCCTTGGATGTTATGAATCAAGCTACATAACCGGAACACAGATAGTTATTGATGGCGGAAGCACATTGCCGGAAACAACATCTATGGGACAGTAA
- a CDS encoding phosphotransferase enzyme family protein has product MAFENVDLFDAVANASLEKYGWQDRCEAKLIVLSENATYMVKNKETGEKEGVLRISRPGYHTLDELNSEMKWLRQINDYTPLLVANPIKGLDGKNIQEITGPDGNVYFCVICDFLPGEAPDENNEEQMVKQFRYLGETTAYLHRQTEIWNGTDKLDRMVWTYDTIIGEHAAWGDWRAFPEMTPEAENILSEVSRIIKRRLERYGTNENNFGLIHADLRLANLLIEGDQIKVIDFDDCGFGWHLHDLASALSFIEDKPIVPKLVNAWLAGYKKVLPFTDTDFEEIDTFIMMRRLQLTAWLASHQESGPVAELSVGWMDGTMELAERYLRLFG; this is encoded by the coding sequence ATGGCATTTGAAAATGTTGATTTATTTGATGCGGTTGCAAATGCTTCGCTTGAAAAATACGGATGGCAGGACAGATGTGAGGCGAAACTCATAGTGCTGTCGGAGAATGCAACCTATATGGTCAAGAACAAAGAAACAGGTGAAAAAGAGGGAGTGCTTAGAATAAGCAGACCGGGTTATCACACATTGGATGAGCTTAATTCAGAGATGAAGTGGTTAAGACAGATTAATGACTACACACCGCTTCTTGTAGCTAATCCTATAAAAGGGCTTGATGGTAAGAATATACAGGAGATTACAGGACCGGATGGAAATGTATATTTCTGCGTTATATGTGATTTTCTTCCGGGAGAAGCACCTGATGAGAATAACGAGGAGCAGATGGTAAAGCAGTTCAGATATCTCGGCGAGACAACAGCTTATCTTCACCGTCAGACAGAGATATGGAACGGAACAGACAAGCTTGACCGTATGGTATGGACTTACGACACGATAATAGGTGAACATGCTGCATGGGGTGACTGGAGAGCATTTCCAGAGATGACCCCGGAGGCAGAAAATATATTGTCAGAGGTTTCAAGAATTATTAAGAGAAGACTTGAAAGATATGGAACTAATGAGAATAATTTTGGACTCATACATGCAGATTTAAGATTAGCTAATCTGCTTATTGAGGGCGACCAGATTAAGGTTATTGATTTTGATGACTGCGGTTTTGGATGGCACTTACATGACCTTGCGTCAGCGCTTAGTTTTATTGAGGACAAGCCAATTGTTCCAAAGCTTGTAAATGCATGGCTTGCAGGATATAAGAAGGTTCTTCCGTTCACTGATACGGATTTTGAAGAAATAGACACATTTATAATGATGAGAAGATTACAGCTTACTGCATGGCTTGCATCTCATCAGGAATCAGGTCCGGTAGCAGAATTAAGTGTCGGCTGGATGGACGGAACCATGGAATTAGCCGAAAGGTATCTTAGATTATTTGGCTAG